The following are encoded together in the Bradyrhizobium genosp. L genome:
- a CDS encoding S9 family peptidase codes for MTKPATKPPVAPRRPHSFTTHGITVTDDYAWIKDPNWQEVLRDPAILEPDIRAYLEAENGYTESLLGHTDGLQKRLVKEMRGRIKEDDSSVPSPDGPFAYFRKFREGGQHELFCRTPRDGGDHHVVLDGDALAADHDYFKFGGSRHSNDHRLHAWSADTKGSEYFSIRVRDWATGGDLEDIVEETDGGVVWAADSKSFFYVKLDDNHRPMQVWRHKLGARQGDDILIYEEQDPGWFTHLHESASGRFCVIAGGDHETSEQRLIDLADPDLPPRLVAAREEGVQYSIADRGDALYILTNADDAIDFKVVTAPLAAPDRGNWRDLIPYREGVYVLDVELYAGHMVRLERANALPAIIIRDLATGEEHAIAFDEAAYSLDTMGGYEFDTTNLRFAYSSMTTPSEVFDYDMAKRTRVLRKRQEIPSGHNPAAYVTTRIMATSHDGAQVPVSMLHRKDFVRDGKAPLLLYGYGSYGMAMPASFAANRLSLVDRGFVYAIAHIRGGADKGWGWYLDGKREKKTNSFADFAAAGRALCEANYTSAKRIVGHGGSAGGMLMGAVANRDGELFAGIVAEVPFVDVLNTMLDDTLPLTPPEWPEWGNPIESEKDFRTILSYSPYDNLAAKDYPAILAMGGLTDPRVTYWEPAKWIARLRATMTGGGPVLLRTNMGAGHGGASGRFNRLDEVAIVYAFALWAVGIADRAEV; via the coding sequence GTGACCAAACCCGCCACCAAGCCCCCTGTCGCGCCGCGCCGGCCGCATTCCTTCACCACCCACGGCATCACGGTGACCGACGACTATGCGTGGATCAAGGATCCGAACTGGCAGGAGGTGCTGCGCGATCCCGCGATTCTCGAGCCCGACATCCGCGCCTATCTGGAAGCCGAGAACGGCTACACCGAGAGCCTGCTCGGCCACACCGACGGCTTGCAGAAGCGGCTGGTCAAGGAGATGCGCGGGCGGATCAAGGAGGACGATTCCAGCGTGCCGTCGCCGGACGGCCCGTTCGCCTATTTCAGGAAATTCCGCGAGGGCGGCCAGCATGAGCTGTTCTGCCGCACGCCGCGCGACGGCGGCGACCATCACGTGGTGCTCGATGGCGATGCGCTGGCGGCGGACCACGACTATTTCAAGTTCGGCGGCAGCCGGCATTCCAACGATCACAGGCTGCACGCCTGGAGCGCCGACACCAAGGGCTCGGAGTATTTTTCGATCCGCGTGCGCGACTGGGCGACCGGCGGCGACCTCGAGGATATCGTCGAGGAGACCGATGGCGGCGTGGTCTGGGCCGCGGATTCCAAGAGCTTCTTCTACGTCAAGCTCGACGACAATCATCGCCCGATGCAGGTCTGGCGGCACAAGCTCGGCGCCAGGCAAGGCGACGACATCCTGATCTATGAGGAGCAGGATCCCGGCTGGTTCACCCATCTGCACGAGAGCGCGAGCGGCCGCTTCTGCGTCATCGCCGGCGGCGACCACGAGACCTCGGAGCAGCGGCTGATCGATCTCGCCGATCCGGACCTGCCGCCGCGTCTGGTCGCGGCACGCGAGGAAGGCGTGCAATATTCGATCGCCGATCGCGGCGATGCACTCTACATTCTCACCAATGCCGACGACGCCATCGACTTCAAGGTGGTGACGGCGCCGCTGGCGGCTCCCGATCGTGGCAACTGGCGCGACCTGATTCCGTATCGCGAGGGCGTCTACGTGCTCGATGTCGAGCTCTATGCCGGCCACATGGTGCGGCTGGAGCGCGCCAATGCGCTGCCTGCCATCATCATCCGCGACCTCGCGACCGGCGAGGAGCACGCCATCGCCTTCGACGAGGCGGCCTACTCGCTCGACACCATGGGCGGCTACGAGTTCGACACCACCAATCTGCGCTTCGCCTATTCGTCCATGACGACGCCGTCGGAGGTTTTCGACTACGACATGGCAAAGCGGACGCGGGTGTTGCGCAAGCGCCAGGAGATCCCCTCCGGCCACAACCCGGCCGCCTACGTCACCACCCGCATCATGGCGACCTCGCATGACGGCGCGCAGGTGCCGGTCTCGATGCTGCATCGCAAGGACTTTGTCCGCGACGGCAAGGCGCCGCTGCTGCTCTACGGCTACGGCTCCTACGGCATGGCGATGCCGGCGTCGTTCGCGGCCAACCGGCTGTCGCTGGTCGACCGCGGCTTCGTCTATGCGATCGCGCATATCCGCGGCGGCGCCGACAAGGGCTGGGGCTGGTATCTCGACGGCAAGCGCGAGAAGAAGACCAACAGCTTCGCCGATTTCGCCGCCGCCGGCCGCGCGCTGTGCGAAGCGAACTACACCAGTGCCAAACGCATCGTCGGCCATGGCGGCTCGGCCGGCGGCATGCTGATGGGCGCGGTCGCCAACCGTGACGGTGAGTTGTTCGCCGGCATCGTCGCCGAGGTGCCGTTCGTCGACGTGCTCAACACCATGCTCGACGACACCCTGCCGCTGACGCCGCCGGAATGGCCGGAATGGGGCAACCCGATCGAGAGCGAAAAGGATTTTCGCACCATCCTGTCCTACTCGCCCTACGACAACCTCGCGGCCAAGGACTATCCGGCGATCCTGGCGATGGGCGGGCTGACCGACCCGCGCGTGACCTATTGGGAGCCGGCGAAATGGATCGCCCGGCTGCGCGCCACCATGACCGGCGGCGGTCCGGTCCTGCTGCGCACCAACATGGGCGCCGGCCACGGCGGCGCGTCGGGGCGCTTCAACCGGCTGGATGAAGTCGCGATCGTCTACGCGTTCGCGCTGTGGGCGGTGGGGATAGCTGATAGAGCGGAGGTGTAG
- a CDS encoding ABC transporter permease: MTTITTSPAPRPRIDWTRPVLWLFAAVLMLLILLPLSWLAVYAFTDKNRHPTLANFVTLFSNPDFLDPLLTTAIIAVTSAMICCIVAAPISWLVSRTDMPGRQTIRALVTASFVTPPFLGAVAWELLAAPNSGLLNQLYRLFAGEDADALFNIYSMTGIIFVISCYTFPFVFVLVANALDTMPGELEDASAILGGNAWTTARRVTIPLALPALVAGALIAFLQAMTLFGSPAILALPAGFHTMTTKIWSLFQYPPKLELAAAAAVPLLLLTMLLLQGQKALLGRRSYSVIGGKYGAPRRVELKGWRWAALGFCLLVLLNPVFLPYLALLNAAFSPNATTLVTPSTATLHNIIFVFTELSSTQLALKNTVILGTATATIGTILALVIAYVTTRKVIAGHRVLGFLATAPVAVPGIVLGVGLFLSYTRPPFVLYGTLWILLLAFLTINLPSAYQQLQAAFTTIHPELEEASRILGATRLQALRQITAPLLRTGVIATWCFIFIGVMRELSAAIVLFTSQTKVLSVLIYDLNEGGDLAAIAVLGIAMLVITFAVVLAVNQIPMSGGTATKVRSG; this comes from the coding sequence ATGACGACAATCACCACCTCCCCTGCCCCTCGCCCCCGCATCGACTGGACACGGCCCGTGCTGTGGCTGTTCGCGGCCGTGCTCATGCTCCTCATCCTGCTGCCGCTGTCATGGCTCGCGGTCTACGCCTTCACCGACAAGAACCGCCATCCGACGCTTGCCAACTTCGTCACGCTGTTCAGCAACCCCGATTTCCTCGACCCGCTGCTGACCACCGCGATCATCGCGGTCACATCGGCGATGATCTGCTGCATTGTCGCAGCGCCGATCAGCTGGCTGGTGTCGCGCACCGACATGCCGGGACGGCAGACCATCCGCGCGCTGGTGACGGCATCGTTCGTGACGCCGCCGTTCCTCGGCGCGGTGGCCTGGGAGCTGCTGGCGGCGCCGAATTCCGGGCTGCTGAACCAACTCTACCGTCTGTTCGCCGGCGAGGATGCGGACGCGCTGTTCAACATCTATTCGATGACCGGGATCATCTTCGTGATCTCCTGCTACACGTTCCCGTTCGTGTTCGTGCTGGTGGCGAATGCGCTCGACACCATGCCGGGCGAGCTGGAGGATGCCTCCGCGATTCTCGGCGGCAATGCCTGGACCACGGCGCGGCGGGTGACGATCCCACTCGCACTGCCCGCACTCGTGGCGGGCGCGCTGATCGCCTTTTTGCAGGCGATGACGCTGTTCGGCTCGCCGGCGATCCTGGCGCTCCCGGCCGGTTTCCACACCATGACGACCAAGATCTGGAGCCTGTTCCAGTATCCGCCGAAGCTCGAGCTCGCCGCAGCCGCCGCCGTGCCGTTGCTGCTGCTGACCATGCTGCTGCTGCAGGGCCAAAAGGCCCTGCTCGGCCGTCGCAGCTATTCCGTGATCGGCGGCAAATATGGCGCGCCGCGCCGGGTGGAACTGAAGGGCTGGCGCTGGGCCGCACTCGGCTTCTGCCTCTTGGTGCTGCTCAACCCGGTGTTCCTGCCCTATCTGGCGCTGCTCAACGCCGCATTCTCGCCGAACGCCACCACGCTGGTGACGCCGTCGACGGCGACGCTGCACAACATCATCTTCGTGTTCACCGAGCTGTCGTCGACGCAGCTTGCATTGAAGAATACCGTGATCCTCGGCACCGCCACCGCGACGATCGGCACCATCCTCGCGCTCGTGATCGCCTATGTCACGACGCGGAAGGTGATCGCGGGCCATCGCGTGCTCGGTTTCCTCGCCACCGCGCCGGTCGCCGTTCCCGGCATCGTGCTCGGCGTCGGCCTGTTCCTGAGCTATACGCGGCCGCCCTTCGTGCTCTACGGCACGCTGTGGATCCTGCTGCTCGCCTTCCTCACCATCAATCTGCCGTCGGCCTACCAGCAATTGCAGGCGGCGTTCACGACCATCCATCCCGAGCTCGAGGAGGCCAGCCGCATCCTCGGCGCGACACGATTGCAGGCGCTGCGCCAGATCACCGCGCCCTTGCTGCGCACCGGCGTGATCGCGACCTGGTGCTTCATCTTCATCGGCGTAATGCGCGAGCTCTCGGCTGCGATCGTGCTGTTCACTTCGCAGACCAAGGTGCTGTCGGTCCTGATCTACGACCTCAACGAAGGCGGCGACCTAGCCGCGATCGCCGTGCTCGGCATCGCGATGCTGGTGATTACCTTTGCCGTCGTGCTGGCGGTGAACCAGATCCCGATGTCAGGCGGCACGGCGACCAAAGTGCGGAGCGGGTAG
- a CDS encoding ABC transporter substrate-binding protein: MSRRGVLKGSAALVLGAAFASPARAAAPAPTAITPDLVAAATREGKLVFYSSMDLPVGEKLGKAFETAYPGIAVQIERSGSERLFQRVAQEFDANIHAADVVNSADASHFIPWKKSGWLMPFVPEDVAKYFPDSYRDPDGMAVTTRLWLSSIAYNTNLVKAEDAPKSFADLLDPKWAGKLVKGHPAYSGTIMTATFQLVRELGWPYLEKLSKQRVMQVQSSTDPPKKLSLGERAVMADGNEYGIVLLKEAGQPVEPVYPAEGTPTISGPTGIFAGAPHPNAAKLFQAWLHTRETQQFFVDFTGQYSLHAQVQPKVGRRKLADIKLMKEDPAGVEAMTEEIKTRYARLFRV; the protein is encoded by the coding sequence ATGTCCAGACGCGGTGTCCTGAAAGGCTCGGCAGCGCTTGTGCTCGGCGCTGCGTTCGCTTCCCCGGCGCGCGCCGCCGCGCCTGCCCCGACCGCGATCACGCCCGACCTCGTCGCCGCCGCGACCAGGGAAGGCAAGCTCGTATTCTATTCGTCGATGGATCTGCCGGTCGGCGAAAAACTCGGCAAGGCGTTCGAGACGGCCTATCCCGGCATCGCCGTGCAGATCGAGCGCTCCGGCTCGGAGCGGCTGTTCCAGCGCGTCGCGCAGGAGTTCGATGCCAACATCCACGCCGCAGACGTCGTCAACAGCGCCGACGCCTCGCATTTCATTCCCTGGAAGAAGAGCGGCTGGCTGATGCCGTTCGTGCCCGAGGACGTCGCGAAATATTTTCCGGACAGCTATCGCGATCCGGACGGCATGGCCGTGACCACGCGGCTGTGGCTGTCGTCGATCGCCTACAACACCAATCTGGTGAAGGCCGAGGACGCGCCGAAGAGCTTTGCCGACCTGCTGGATCCGAAATGGGCCGGCAAGCTGGTGAAGGGCCACCCGGCCTACAGCGGCACCATCATGACCGCGACCTTCCAGCTCGTGCGCGAGCTCGGCTGGCCCTATCTGGAGAAATTGTCGAAGCAGCGCGTGATGCAGGTGCAGTCCTCGACCGATCCGCCGAAGAAGCTCTCGCTAGGCGAGCGCGCGGTGATGGCCGACGGCAATGAATACGGCATCGTGCTCTTGAAGGAGGCGGGCCAGCCGGTCGAGCCGGTGTATCCAGCCGAGGGCACGCCGACGATTTCAGGGCCAACCGGCATCTTCGCCGGCGCGCCGCATCCGAATGCGGCAAAGTTGTTCCAGGCCTGGCTGCACACCCGCGAGACCCAGCAATTCTTCGTCGACTTCACCGGGCAATATTCGCTGCATGCGCAGGTGCAACCGAAAGTGGGGCGCCGGAAGCTCGCCGACATCAAGCTGATGAAGGAGGACCCGGCGGGCGTGGAGGCGATGACGGAAGAGATCAAGACGCGTTATGCGCGGCTGTTTCGGGTGTAG
- a CDS encoding ABC transporter ATP-binding protein translates to MELRGLLKRFGAFVAVDDVSLTIDHGQLVCLLGPSGCGKTTTLRLIAGFLEPSDGEIRVGDRLVSSKARTLPPEQRNMSMIFQSYALWPHMTVAENIVYGLRLRKMDRDTIAKKLAAILATTKLEPLAQRYPGELSGGQQQRVALARALIVGPETLLLDEPLSNLDANLREEMRFEIRRLHDEYRYTTVYVTHDQSEAMTTADLIAVMNAGKIDQLGTPEDIYARPESEFVARFIGAANVIKGIARDENHVDFAGATLQVVGAKLVSGQSAPVAIRQHEIELSTQSPTARENTIKATVTRQVYLGMFRDYMVETADGTSLRVTTPVETAVDKGSDVWLTLPPARCRALGR, encoded by the coding sequence GTGGAGTTGCGCGGGCTGCTCAAGCGGTTTGGCGCGTTTGTCGCGGTCGATGACGTCTCGCTCACGATCGATCATGGCCAGCTGGTGTGCCTGCTCGGACCGTCCGGCTGCGGCAAGACCACCACGCTGCGGCTGATCGCTGGGTTCCTCGAACCATCGGACGGCGAGATCAGGGTCGGTGACCGGCTGGTGTCGTCGAAAGCGCGCACGCTGCCGCCCGAGCAGCGCAACATGTCGATGATCTTCCAGAGCTACGCGCTGTGGCCGCACATGACGGTGGCGGAGAACATCGTCTACGGCTTGCGCTTGCGCAAAATGGACCGCGACACCATCGCCAAAAAACTCGCCGCGATCCTGGCGACGACCAAGCTGGAACCGCTGGCGCAGCGCTATCCCGGCGAGCTCTCCGGCGGCCAGCAGCAGCGCGTCGCGCTCGCGCGTGCACTGATCGTGGGCCCCGAGACGCTGTTGCTCGACGAGCCGCTGTCCAATCTCGATGCCAATCTGCGCGAGGAGATGCGCTTCGAGATCCGGCGGCTGCACGACGAATATCGCTACACGACCGTGTATGTCACGCACGATCAGTCCGAGGCGATGACCACCGCCGACCTGATCGCGGTGATGAACGCGGGCAAGATCGACCAGCTTGGCACGCCCGAAGACATTTACGCGCGGCCGGAATCCGAGTTCGTCGCGCGCTTCATCGGCGCCGCCAACGTGATCAAGGGCATCGCGCGCGACGAAAACCATGTCGACTTCGCCGGCGCGACGTTGCAGGTGGTCGGCGCAAAGCTCGTCAGCGGCCAGAGCGCGCCGGTCGCGATCCGTCAGCACGAGATCGAGCTTTCCACGCAATCGCCCACCGCACGCGAGAACACGATCAAGGCGACGGTGACCCGGCAGGTCTATCTCGGCATGTTCAGAGACTACATGGTCGAGACGGCCGACGGCACGTCGCTGCGCGTGACGACACCGGTGGAAACCGCCGTCGACAAGGGCAGCGATGTCTGGCTGACCCTGCCGCCCGCGCGCTGCCGAGCGCTCGGCCGATAA
- a CDS encoding GIY-YIG nuclease family protein, producing the protein MGIFVYMLRCTDDSFYIGSATGDDLAPRIDQHNAGAFPGYTYNRRPVVLVWSEHFDRITDGIAAERQIKGWSRAKKEALIKSDWSTVSQLARRRAGAPRTKTDTN; encoded by the coding sequence ATGGGTATCTTCGTCTACATGCTTCGCTGCACGGACGACTCCTTCTATATCGGCAGCGCCACAGGCGACGACCTCGCGCCGCGGATCGATCAGCATAATGCGGGAGCCTTCCCCGGCTATACTTACAACCGGCGCCCCGTTGTCCTCGTCTGGTCGGAACACTTCGATCGCATCACGGATGGGATCGCAGCGGAGCGGCAGATCAAGGGCTGGAGCCGGGCGAAGAAGGAAGCGCTGATAAAATCGGATTGGAGCACGGTGAGCCAACTGGCGCGTCGCCGCGCTGGCGCCCCGCGTACCAAAACTGACACAAATTGA
- a CDS encoding pyridoxal-phosphate-dependent aminotransferase family protein: MTVRAGREFLAIPGPTTMPDRVLQAMHRPALDIYSPEMLELTDSLLRDLSKLFATQGKSYVYIANGHGAWEATLSNVLSRGDKVLVLESGRFAMGWGQAAAAMGAEVEILKGDWRRAIRPAEVEERLKRDKDHTIKAILAVQVDTASGVYNDVEAIGKAIKAAGHPALFMVDTVASLGCTPFEMDKWYIDVAMSGSQKGLMTPPGLGFVAANDRAWEAHKKADLRTPYWDWTEREGSEHYRKYAGTAPVHLLFALREAINMLQAEGLENAFERHRLLGEAVRRAVAVWAEGQVIGFNIAEPSERSNTVTTVTVKGADPAAIQRYCNEKCGVVLGTGIGDLQGQAFRIAHMGHVNAPMVLGTLGVVEVALNALKIPHGKGGTDAAVQWLGENVTA; this comes from the coding sequence ATGACCGTTCGCGCGGGCCGGGAATTTCTGGCCATCCCCGGGCCCACCACGATGCCGGATCGGGTGCTGCAGGCGATGCATCGCCCGGCGCTCGACATCTACTCGCCCGAGATGCTCGAGCTGACCGACAGCCTGCTGCGCGATCTCTCAAAACTGTTCGCGACCCAGGGCAAATCCTACGTCTACATCGCCAACGGTCACGGCGCCTGGGAGGCGACGCTCTCCAACGTGCTGTCGCGCGGCGACAAGGTGCTGGTGCTGGAGAGCGGCCGTTTCGCGATGGGTTGGGGCCAGGCCGCGGCTGCGATGGGCGCAGAGGTCGAGATCCTGAAGGGCGATTGGCGCCGCGCCATCCGACCGGCCGAGGTCGAGGAGCGGCTCAAGCGCGACAAGGATCACACCATCAAAGCGATCCTCGCGGTGCAGGTCGACACCGCGTCGGGCGTCTATAACGACGTCGAGGCGATCGGCAAGGCGATCAAGGCCGCCGGCCATCCGGCGCTGTTCATGGTCGACACCGTGGCCTCGCTCGGCTGCACGCCGTTCGAGATGGACAAATGGTACATCGACGTCGCGATGAGCGGCTCGCAAAAAGGGCTGATGACGCCGCCCGGCTTAGGCTTCGTCGCCGCCAACGACCGCGCCTGGGAAGCGCACAAGAAGGCCGATCTGCGCACGCCCTATTGGGACTGGACCGAGCGCGAGGGCTCGGAGCACTACCGCAAATATGCCGGCACCGCGCCGGTGCATCTGTTGTTCGCGCTGCGCGAAGCCATCAACATGCTGCAAGCCGAGGGTTTGGAGAACGCGTTCGAGCGTCATCGGCTGCTCGGCGAAGCGGTGCGCCGCGCGGTTGCGGTCTGGGCCGAGGGCCAGGTGATCGGCTTCAACATCGCCGAGCCTTCCGAACGTTCCAATACGGTGACGACCGTCACCGTGAAGGGCGCCGACCCCGCCGCGATCCAGCGCTACTGCAACGAGAAATGCGGCGTGGTGCTCGGCACCGGCATCGGCGATTTGCAAGGCCAGGCCTTCCGCATCGCCCATATGGGCCACGTCAACGCCCCGATGGTGCTCGGTACCCTCGGCGTCGTCGAAGTCGCGCTCAACGCGCTGAAGATCCCGCACGGCAAGGGCGGCACCGACGCCGCCGTGCAGTGGCTCGGGGAGAATGTGACGGCGTAG
- a CDS encoding LssY C-terminal domain-containing protein, with product MDALTDNEADPPAVHRRSRTRRAAMALLFVLAVYLVAAYLVLPALWRHYEHQKGLATLPMVTRTAQGIPGDPMNVGLIGDRKDVVCAMHAAGWYPADPITLKSTIEIVGSVLLDRPYRDAPVSSLFYLDRRPDLVFEKPVGSSADRRNHVRFWKVLDSGEEKRPVWLGAATLDRSVGISSYTGAVTHHIAPDLDAERALLATDLESSGMVTAKYQVTGIGATLAGHNGGGDPYFTDGEIWVLRLVEACRKNDGAVEQLPSPAATEFKDQVWHAVVEAIGK from the coding sequence ATGGACGCCCTGACCGACAACGAGGCCGATCCGCCTGCCGTGCACAGGCGCAGCCGCACAAGGCGCGCGGCGATGGCGCTGCTGTTCGTGCTGGCGGTCTATCTGGTTGCGGCCTATCTGGTGCTGCCGGCGCTGTGGCGGCACTACGAGCATCAGAAGGGCCTCGCGACGCTGCCGATGGTGACGCGCACCGCGCAGGGCATTCCCGGCGATCCCATGAATGTCGGCCTGATCGGCGACCGGAAGGATGTGGTCTGCGCGATGCACGCCGCCGGCTGGTATCCGGCCGATCCGATCACGCTGAAATCCACCATCGAGATTGTCGGCAGCGTGCTGCTCGATCGTCCCTACAGGGATGCGCCGGTGAGCAGCCTGTTCTATCTCGATCGTCGCCCCGATCTGGTGTTCGAGAAGCCGGTGGGCTCGAGCGCCGATCGCCGCAACCATGTGCGATTCTGGAAGGTGCTGGATTCCGGCGAGGAGAAACGCCCGGTGTGGCTCGGCGCCGCGACGCTCGACCGCAGCGTCGGAATCTCCAGCTACACCGGCGCAGTGACCCACCACATCGCCCCCGACCTCGACGCCGAGCGCGCGCTGCTCGCCACCGATCTGGAATCATCGGGCATGGTGACCGCGAAATACCAGGTCACCGGGATCGGGGCGACGCTCGCCGGCCATAACGGCGGCGGCGATCCCTATTTCACCGACGGCGAGATCTGGGTGCTGCGGCTGGTCGAGGCCTGCCGCAAGAACGATGGCGCGGTCGAGCAGCTCCCGAGCCCGGCTGCGACCGAATTCAAGGACCAGGTGTGGCACGCGGTGGTCGAAGCGATCGGCAAATAA
- a CDS encoding thermonuclease family protein, which produces MLKTLLTAGLLLSLSTSAFAADITGVPKIRDGDQLQIGSVRIRLGGIDAPSTDQLCLNTKGERWTCGIAARDELVKHAGGKSWTCHARSVDRRGRTIARCEVDGEDIQKWMVSSGWALAFTRISKDYEPDEKAAREAKAGMWQGAFIAPWDWRVRNKKTPILGSVKPPEGAHAILLASASGPVAPSPDCTIKGNVNRSGECIYHKPTSRWYARIEMKVSKGTRWFCSVEDAEAAGCRETRR; this is translated from the coding sequence ATGCTCAAGACGTTGCTCACCGCTGGCCTGTTGCTCTCGCTGTCGACATCGGCATTCGCGGCCGACATCACCGGCGTGCCGAAGATCCGCGACGGCGACCAGCTGCAGATCGGCTCGGTCAGGATCCGGCTCGGCGGCATCGATGCGCCATCGACCGACCAGCTCTGCCTCAACACCAAGGGCGAGCGCTGGACCTGCGGCATCGCCGCGCGCGACGAGCTGGTCAAGCATGCCGGCGGCAAGAGCTGGACCTGCCACGCTCGCTCGGTCGACCGCCGCGGCCGCACCATCGCGCGCTGCGAGGTCGACGGCGAAGACATCCAGAAATGGATGGTGAGCAGTGGCTGGGCGCTGGCCTTCACCCGGATCTCGAAGGACTACGAGCCGGACGAGAAGGCCGCGCGCGAGGCAAAGGCCGGGATGTGGCAGGGCGCGTTCATCGCGCCGTGGGACTGGCGCGTGCGCAACAAGAAGACGCCGATCCTGGGGTCCGTGAAGCCGCCGGAAGGCGCCCATGCCATCCTGCTCGCCTCCGCCTCCGGACCGGTCGCGCCGTCGCCCGACTGCACCATCAAGGGCAACGTCAACCGCTCCGGCGAATGCATCTATCACAAGCCGACCAGCCGCTGGTACGCGCGGATCGAGATGAAGGTCTCGAAGGGCACGCGCTGGTTCTGCTCGGTCGAGGACGCCGAGGCCGCCGGCTGCCGCGAGACGCGGCGCTGA
- a CDS encoding caspase family protein, whose translation MDLRQLRISRRTIAVAVAMAGTVSLAIGAHAALNKRSLDAAKAIATETTGAIPTGASRVALIIGNGHYPDANAPLAQPINDARTLAARLRHEGFDVDVVEDATRDDMARAVERMKAKIRPDTTAMLFFGGYGVQVGRDSYMIPVDAAIWKEADVKRSGVSVESVLDVMKEQGAKAKLVVLDASRRNPYERRFRSYSHGLAPISPPENTLVLSSATPGKVADDGQSANSVLVTELLNNLTAQAGAETAFNKTRVAISRASEGEQVPSVSSSLLEDVKLGG comes from the coding sequence ATGGACCTGAGGCAGCTTCGCATTTCTCGCCGCACCATCGCCGTCGCCGTTGCGATGGCAGGGACGGTGTCATTGGCGATCGGCGCCCATGCCGCGCTCAACAAGCGTTCGCTCGATGCCGCCAAGGCGATCGCGACCGAAACCACCGGCGCGATCCCGACCGGTGCCTCCCGCGTCGCGCTGATCATCGGCAACGGCCATTATCCGGATGCCAACGCTCCGCTCGCCCAGCCGATCAACGACGCCCGCACGCTGGCGGCGCGGCTGCGCCATGAGGGTTTCGACGTCGACGTGGTCGAGGATGCCACCCGCGACGACATGGCCCGCGCGGTCGAGCGCATGAAGGCCAAGATCCGTCCCGACACCACAGCGATGCTGTTCTTCGGCGGCTACGGCGTGCAGGTCGGCCGCGACAGCTACATGATCCCGGTCGATGCCGCGATCTGGAAGGAAGCCGACGTCAAACGATCCGGCGTCAGCGTCGAATCCGTGCTCGACGTGATGAAGGAGCAAGGCGCCAAGGCCAAGCTCGTGGTGCTCGATGCCTCCAGGCGCAATCCGTATGAGCGGCGCTTCCGCTCCTATTCCCACGGCCTCGCCCCGATCTCCCCGCCGGAGAACACGCTGGTGCTGTCTTCGGCCACGCCCGGCAAGGTCGCCGACGACGGCCAGTCCGCCAACAGCGTGTTGGTGACCGAGCTGCTCAACAACCTCACCGCCCAGGCCGGCGCCGAGACCGCCTTCAACAAGACCCGCGTCGCGATCTCCCGCGCCAGCGAAGGCGAGCAGGTCCCGAGCGTGTCGTCGTCGCTGCTGGAAGACGTCAAGCTTGGCGGCTGA